The following coding sequences are from one Elusimicrobium minutum Pei191 window:
- a CDS encoding mechanosensitive ion channel family protein — MKKYFFVFSVFLVFFACLPKQPQIKTTLPSEQKMQANDEYAVLEQSKNISNKDKEAPAQTIYTSKSQKKENEQDAFSLPQKTQTLKKTDKEEPFKEAHSIKNEKGFTPEYTKENEIIFPIDPINNPSENIANQEQKKAPYTAKPQDFNAVQNTADPPGGPAAQNYKQEPLHYKLKPYYGIIAELFLLSLLFVLFFTLSQKIYKKIREKAEEHKTFFAKYPNLKNIIIWVSLLLFLVLALFVIQFIFNDGYFKNIKQYKEIMAVLISFIIAFIINYTLNFIKNFYFKNTPYEKYFKALKAAVIAGFLLFIAAFFFSNHPKLIITFASIAVLAVTYIFSSTVLDFFAVLWLKNNDMIKEGDWIEMEKRNIDGVVTEITITMVKVRHWDKTVYSVPAYGMLSDSFKNWSHILEKQNRRIKRSVNINFNSIFIIDDNFLNNLPEYIDKKYFQNVKLQTNLQAFVHYCSATVKELPVFYPDDIFMIRQLQPSAKGLPLELYFFIKTHSWEDYEVKQADIFDYILTLMPLFGLRMHQNLTGPDLKSL, encoded by the coding sequence ATGAAAAAATATTTCTTTGTATTTTCTGTTTTTTTAGTTTTTTTTGCCTGCCTCCCTAAGCAGCCGCAAATTAAAACTACTTTGCCATCCGAACAAAAAATGCAAGCCAATGACGAATACGCCGTTTTAGAACAATCAAAAAACATATCGAACAAGGATAAAGAAGCACCTGCGCAAACAATTTATACTAGCAAATCACAAAAAAAGGAAAATGAACAAGATGCATTTTCCCTTCCGCAAAAAACCCAAACTTTAAAGAAAACAGATAAAGAGGAGCCATTTAAAGAAGCGCACTCTATAAAAAATGAAAAAGGTTTTACTCCTGAATACACCAAAGAAAATGAAATCATTTTCCCAATTGACCCAATCAATAATCCCTCCGAAAACATAGCTAACCAGGAACAAAAAAAAGCGCCCTACACAGCAAAACCTCAGGATTTTAATGCTGTACAAAACACCGCAGACCCGCCAGGCGGCCCGGCCGCACAAAATTATAAGCAAGAGCCGCTACACTATAAATTAAAACCGTACTACGGTATTATTGCGGAGCTCTTTCTGTTATCATTATTATTTGTTTTGTTTTTTACTTTATCTCAAAAAATATATAAGAAAATCAGGGAAAAAGCAGAAGAACATAAGACTTTTTTTGCTAAGTATCCTAATTTAAAAAATATAATTATATGGGTTTCTTTACTTCTTTTTTTAGTTTTGGCGCTTTTTGTCATTCAGTTTATTTTTAACGACGGATATTTTAAAAACATAAAACAATATAAAGAAATAATGGCGGTTTTAATTTCTTTCATAATTGCTTTTATTATTAATTACACACTTAACTTTATAAAGAATTTTTATTTTAAAAATACTCCTTATGAAAAATATTTTAAAGCGTTAAAAGCGGCAGTAATAGCCGGGTTTTTATTATTTATCGCGGCATTCTTTTTTAGCAATCATCCCAAATTAATCATAACGTTTGCCTCTATAGCGGTCCTTGCGGTAACCTACATCTTTTCAAGCACGGTTTTGGATTTTTTTGCCGTTCTGTGGCTTAAAAATAACGACATGATTAAAGAGGGCGACTGGATTGAAATGGAAAAAAGAAATATTGACGGCGTAGTAACCGAAATAACCATAACAATGGTAAAAGTACGGCATTGGGATAAAACGGTTTACTCCGTGCCTGCTTACGGGATGCTTTCTGATTCTTTTAAAAACTGGTCCCACATTTTAGAAAAGCAAAACAGACGTATAAAAAGATCCGTTAATATTAATTTTAACAGCATATTTATAATTGACGATAATTTTTTAAACAATCTTCCCGAGTATATTGATAAAAAATATTTTCAAAATGTAAAATTACAAACAAATTTACAAGCTTTTGTACATTATTGTTCGGCAACGGTAAAAGAATTGCCCGTTTTTTATCCCGATGATATTTTTATGATACGCCAGCTTCAGCCTTCCGCAAAAGGTTTACCGCTGGAGTTATACTTTTTTATTAAAACACATTCTTGGGAAGATTATGAAGTTAAGCAGGCCGATATTTTTGATTATATTTTAACTTTAATGCCTTTATTTGGCCTTAGAATGCACCAAAACCTTACCGGACCTGATTTAAAATCTTTGTAA
- the hydG gene encoding [FeFe] hydrogenase H-cluster radical SAM maturase HydG, translating to MIINDAELSELIKNSKAPTEKELNKILLKAKKLNGLNKDEVLSLLNVEDEKQLEQIYSTAKFIKEEIYGNRMVLFAPLYISNLCSNECLYCAFRVSNKSLVRRALPQEEIEKEVIELLKQGHKRILLVAGESYPGGGLKYIFDSIDTVYKTKWNGQNIRRVNVNIAPLTEEEFKELSKHNIGTFQLFQETYHKPTYSGLHIAGQKKNFEFRLNAMDRALKNGIHDVGIGILFGLYDYKFEVMAMLEHISHLEKTYGIGPHTISVPRIEPADGSDLSLKPPYQLSDLEFKKVLAILRIAVPYTGIILSTRENSQMRTAAIEMGVSQMSAGSKTNPGGYEEGSAGAQFSLGDHRTLEQVILDLVKHNHVPSFCTGCYRLGRVGKDFMDLAKPGLIKHHCLPNAIFTFAEYLHDFAGEELKQKGFALIEKTVNEEIKDENLKKLALKNLHDIKNGKRDIYL from the coding sequence ATGATAATAAACGACGCCGAGCTTTCCGAGCTTATAAAAAACTCCAAAGCCCCTACAGAAAAAGAATTAAACAAAATCCTTTTAAAAGCAAAAAAATTAAACGGCCTTAATAAAGACGAAGTTTTAAGCCTTCTTAATGTTGAAGACGAAAAACAGCTTGAACAAATATATAGTACCGCAAAATTTATCAAAGAGGAAATTTACGGCAACCGCATGGTTTTGTTCGCGCCTCTTTATATTTCAAATTTATGTTCTAATGAATGCCTTTACTGCGCTTTCCGCGTTTCAAACAAAAGCCTTGTAAGAAGGGCCCTTCCGCAGGAAGAAATTGAAAAAGAAGTAATTGAACTTTTAAAACAAGGCCACAAAAGAATACTGCTTGTAGCGGGCGAGTCTTACCCCGGCGGCGGGCTTAAATATATTTTTGATTCCATAGACACCGTTTACAAAACAAAATGGAACGGACAAAACATAAGAAGGGTAAACGTTAACATAGCCCCCCTTACGGAAGAAGAATTTAAAGAATTGTCCAAACACAATATAGGCACGTTCCAATTATTTCAGGAAACGTATCATAAACCCACTTATTCGGGCCTTCATATAGCGGGGCAGAAAAAGAATTTTGAATTCCGCCTAAACGCTATGGACCGCGCCCTTAAAAACGGGATTCACGACGTGGGCATAGGCATATTGTTTGGTCTTTATGACTATAAATTTGAAGTTATGGCCATGCTTGAGCATATATCCCATTTGGAAAAGACTTACGGCATAGGCCCGCACACAATTTCCGTTCCCCGCATTGAACCGGCGGACGGCTCTGACCTAAGCCTTAAACCGCCGTACCAGCTTTCGGATTTGGAGTTTAAAAAAGTGCTGGCTATATTAAGAATAGCCGTTCCTTATACGGGAATTATTTTAAGCACGCGCGAAAACTCCCAAATGAGAACGGCGGCCATTGAAATGGGCGTGTCACAGATGTCGGCAGGGTCAAAGACCAATCCCGGCGGATATGAAGAAGGATCCGCGGGCGCGCAATTTTCTTTAGGCGACCACAGAACCTTAGAACAAGTGATTTTAGACTTAGTTAAGCATAACCATGTGCCGTCTTTTTGCACGGGATGCTATCGTTTAGGCCGCGTGGGCAAAGATTTTATGGATCTGGCTAAACCCGGGCTTATAAAACACCATTGCCTGCCAAACGCCATTTTTACTTTTGCCGAATACCTGCATGACTTCGCGGGTGAGGAACTTAAACAAAAAGGTTTTGCCTTAATAGAAAAAACCGTTAATGAGGAAATCAAGGACGAAAACCTAAAAAAACTGGCCCTTAAAAACCTTCATGACATAAAAAACGGCAAAAGAGATATTTACTTATAA
- a CDS encoding PaaI family thioesterase yields MQKQSTSLGCFLCGKDNPKGMKVHWVEDLENKRVVCETSISEDYRSYPGIVHGGIVAALLDETSGRAILMDNGYDSLMVTLKLEVVYKKVTPTNTKIQIIGRVKRTGKTKAVVEGEVVLPDGSVSACCTAIIMKPPQNILSGWKEEEEEWEKTAPKY; encoded by the coding sequence ATGCAGAAACAATCTACTTCGCTGGGGTGCTTCCTGTGCGGCAAAGATAACCCGAAAGGCATGAAAGTCCACTGGGTTGAGGATCTTGAAAACAAACGCGTTGTTTGCGAAACTTCAATTTCGGAAGATTACCGCTCATATCCCGGGATAGTACATGGCGGTATTGTTGCCGCGTTGCTTGACGAAACATCGGGCAGAGCCATTTTAATGGATAACGGGTATGACTCTTTAATGGTTACTTTAAAATTAGAAGTTGTGTACAAAAAAGTTACTCCCACTAATACCAAAATACAAATTATCGGACGCGTTAAAAGAACAGGGAAAACAAAAGCCGTTGTTGAGGGGGAAGTTGTGCTTCCCGACGGAAGCGTGAGCGCTTGCTGCACGGCAATTATTATGAAACCGCCTCAAAACATATTATCGGGTTGGAAGGAAGAAGAAGAGGAATGGGAAAAGACGGCCCCAAAATATTAA
- a CDS encoding CYTH domain-containing protein, with the protein MQKEREFKWAAKSPDDFKVFLSVFKEFYTPPKPVVLKITDNYFDSEDKYFSKNKISCRIRKQQNKYIFTLKGMSKIVNGFAVREEKNINLKQTNLRAAISFCTKKLKTKKLIKKFSISNKRTVYKIKKDFIFEICMDNFLIKKGSKKLRMYEIEMELLKGNEKKFCKLAQNLTKKSKLKFAKISKVSAALKM; encoded by the coding sequence ATGCAAAAGGAACGGGAGTTCAAATGGGCAGCCAAAAGCCCGGACGATTTTAAAGTTTTTTTAAGCGTGTTTAAAGAATTCTACACGCCGCCCAAACCCGTTGTTTTAAAAATTACGGATAACTATTTCGATAGTGAAGATAAATATTTTTCAAAAAACAAAATTTCCTGCCGCATAAGAAAACAACAAAATAAATATATTTTTACATTAAAAGGCATGAGTAAAATTGTTAACGGTTTTGCAGTGCGTGAAGAAAAAAATATTAATCTTAAACAAACTAATTTACGCGCGGCAATTTCCTTTTGCACAAAAAAATTAAAAACAAAAAAACTTATAAAAAAATTTTCAATATCAAACAAAAGGACCGTTTATAAAATAAAAAAAGATTTTATTTTTGAAATCTGCATGGATAATTTTTTAATAAAAAAAGGCTCAAAAAAATTACGCATGTATGAAATTGAAATGGAACTTTTAAAAGGAAACGAAAAAAAGTTTTGTAAACTGGCGCAAAATTTAACTAAAAAGTCTAAATTAAAATTTGCCAAAATTTCAAAGGTAAGCGCCGCTTTAAAAATGTGA
- a CDS encoding sensor histidine kinase: MTIFARLFKMFLWVVFIPLIPVSMLVFYYQGYAKNNILETHDNLAKMAASAVTQHIDNITWRMSFTDGLEKIINNKNAVERKLEEVLASNPDFLMLAVLDSEGREKYKVGPKFITDNVGVIDLSSEGTLSEIRKQNRLNVSGFDVHLNLPIAEIIYPLQDGNFLFGIVSFYKLWSRISAQRIGNSGRIYLVHSSGEIFMSSPGEEQAVSPYYLNTAIVSGQPLQKNLKGSNGVNYIGAIEPSPILDAYIAVLQTKDEAFTSINSITAFLIFFILAIALLAYFAAYSFAGSIANPIGELIAGAKRVSKGNFDTPVLKDKEWGEFNSLINSFNTMMKDLKDYRDLQIKQQVSEMKEFVFKAVAHDLRAPVFGLQGYVELLQSGKISEEEAKNYIGIMKESLENLSSLLENILDVSKLEAGMLKPEKKTFDAAQMIEKCVNLLNPSAKEKGIYLTVHIESNKEAFGDEKLLERVITNLLSNAIKFTDKGSVTVTYKTDEKYSVFEVEDSGKGIAENELEQIFKKYHQTDNSVKGYGLGLAISREIINSHGGAIKAQKTKNNEHGALIEFKIPFN, encoded by the coding sequence ATGACAATATTCGCAAGGCTTTTTAAAATGTTTTTATGGGTTGTTTTTATACCGCTTATCCCGGTAAGTATGCTTGTGTTCTACTACCAGGGATACGCTAAAAATAATATTTTGGAAACGCATGATAATTTAGCCAAAATGGCGGCTTCCGCCGTTACTCAGCATATAGACAATATAACTTGGCGTATGTCCTTTACCGACGGATTGGAAAAAATAATTAATAACAAAAACGCCGTAGAACGCAAACTTGAGGAAGTGCTTGCTTCTAACCCGGATTTTCTTATGCTGGCCGTATTGGATTCCGAAGGGCGGGAAAAATATAAGGTAGGCCCTAAATTTATTACCGACAATGTGGGTGTTATAGATTTATCTTCGGAGGGAACTTTATCTGAAATAAGAAAGCAAAACCGTTTAAACGTAAGCGGGTTTGACGTTCACCTTAATTTACCGATAGCTGAAATTATTTACCCTTTACAAGACGGAAATTTTCTTTTTGGAATTGTAAGTTTTTATAAACTCTGGTCCAGGATTTCAGCGCAAAGAATAGGCAACAGCGGCCGCATTTACCTTGTTCACAGCAGTGGGGAAATATTTATGTCTTCCCCGGGGGAAGAGCAGGCCGTTTCCCCATACTATCTTAACACGGCTATTGTAAGCGGACAGCCGCTTCAAAAAAACCTTAAAGGCTCAAACGGCGTAAATTATATAGGCGCGATAGAACCTTCACCCATTTTAGACGCGTATATAGCAGTGCTCCAAACTAAAGACGAGGCTTTTACTTCTATTAATTCAATAACGGCATTTCTTATATTTTTTATATTAGCTATTGCGCTGCTCGCTTATTTTGCCGCTTATTCTTTCGCGGGCAGCATAGCAAACCCGATAGGCGAACTTATTGCGGGGGCAAAACGGGTTTCTAAAGGTAATTTTGACACTCCCGTTTTAAAGGACAAAGAGTGGGGTGAGTTTAACAGCCTTATAAATTCTTTTAACACCATGATGAAAGATTTGAAAGACTACCGCGACCTGCAGATAAAACAGCAAGTAAGCGAAATGAAGGAATTTGTTTTTAAAGCCGTGGCGCATGATTTGCGCGCGCCGGTATTTGGCCTGCAGGGATATGTTGAACTTTTGCAATCGGGCAAGATTTCCGAAGAAGAAGCCAAAAACTATATCGGCATTATGAAAGAATCTTTGGAAAATCTTTCCTCTCTGCTTGAAAATATTTTAGATGTTTCTAAATTAGAAGCGGGTATGTTAAAACCTGAAAAGAAAACATTTGACGCGGCCCAAATGATAGAAAAATGCGTAAACCTGCTTAACCCTTCAGCCAAAGAAAAGGGGATATATCTTACAGTGCATATTGAAAGCAACAAAGAAGCGTTTGGCGATGAAAAACTTTTAGAAAGAGTTATAACTAACCTGCTTTCAAACGCTATTAAATTTACGGACAAAGGTTCCGTTACGGTTACGTATAAAACAGATGAAAAATATTCTGTTTTTGAAGTGGAAGACAGCGGCAAAGGCATAGCGGAAAATGAATTAGAGCAAATTTTCAAAAAATACCATCAAACCGATAACTCCGTCAAAGGCTACGGTTTGGGCCTTGCCATTAGCAGGGAAATAATTAACTCGCACGGCGGCGCTATAAAAGCGCAAAAAACTAAGAACAATGAACACGGCGCATTAATAGAGTTTAAAATACCTTTTAATTGA
- a CDS encoding PolC-type DNA polymerase III, with translation MILREKLIHEVKFAFLDTETTGLSPYDGARLCEIAVITNGALIAKSEYGTIINPRCVISQEVINIHGITNEMAAQAPYFEDIAPLLIGLLTDSVIVCHNADFDIPFLAAEFARCGLRMPQTVILDTLKFARKNGNFKKNNLGFIVSELGLSNEGWHRAMADAKMTEKVFYHFLAAFKQKGAATIGDLEEFQVKRICGSIRS, from the coding sequence ATGATATTAAGAGAAAAACTCATTCACGAAGTAAAATTTGCCTTCCTTGATACTGAAACAACGGGCCTTTCCCCTTACGACGGCGCCAGATTGTGCGAAATAGCCGTTATAACAAACGGCGCGCTTATCGCTAAAAGCGAGTATGGCACCATCATTAATCCCCGTTGCGTTATATCCCAAGAGGTAATTAATATACACGGCATAACCAATGAAATGGCGGCCCAAGCCCCTTATTTTGAGGATATCGCCCCGCTCTTAATCGGCCTTCTCACAGATTCTGTGATAGTCTGCCATAACGCGGATTTTGATATTCCTTTTTTGGCTGCGGAATTCGCCAGATGCGGGCTGAGAATGCCGCAAACCGTGATTTTAGACACTCTTAAATTTGCCCGTAAAAACGGTAACTTTAAGAAAAATAACCTTGGCTTTATAGTCAGCGAGCTTGGACTTAGCAATGAAGGATGGCACAGGGCTATGGCCGACGCCAAAATGACAGAAAAAGTTTTTTACCATTTTCTTGCCGCATTCAAACAAAAAGGCGCGGCCACTATAGGCGATTTGGAAGAGTTTCAGGTAAAAAGAATTTGCGGAAGCATAAGAAGTTAA
- the gpmI gene encoding 2,3-bisphosphoglycerate-independent phosphoglycerate mutase: MKKKVMLVVRDGWGKREEVKYNAVRQAKTPNITSYLENYPSTFLEAAGVMVGLPAGYMGSSEVGHLNMGAGRIVVQELKRLKDTIEDGSLFNAKPFKACIDNAAQNNSALHLMGLVQDEGVHAHQDHLFAIIEHAAKKGVKTIYVHFFADGRDTPPRSSIGFVRELEAKIKEYGAGQIATVMGRYYAMDRSEDWNLTDKAYALITEGKAVRSAKSAEEAVQISYDTDKTPDGTEMTDEYVAPAVINGYKGAKDGDSVIFFNFRQDRAIQLTRAFIDADYPGKREKFVKVVFCGLTKYYDAFEFNALPSMTDGGSMNNLLGQVLADNGKTQLRIAETQKFKHVTSFFNGKLIKPFKGEDRIELKGRFDPATFAEHPEMEAYLVADETVKQINSDKYDFILVNFANCDMVGHTGNMKSVIKAVEVVDECTGKITKAALDKGYTVLITADHGNAETMWDVKTNMPKTAHTCSLVELIYVSKDAENIKLEELGCLGDIAPTILDILGVEQPKDMDRKSLVSK, encoded by the coding sequence ATGAAGAAGAAAGTAATGTTAGTAGTACGTGACGGCTGGGGCAAAAGAGAAGAAGTAAAATATAACGCCGTACGCCAGGCAAAAACACCCAATATAACAAGCTATTTGGAAAATTATCCAAGCACATTTTTAGAAGCCGCCGGAGTTATGGTCGGCCTGCCTGCCGGGTACATGGGCTCATCTGAAGTAGGGCATTTAAACATGGGCGCGGGCAGAATTGTAGTGCAGGAACTTAAAAGACTTAAAGATACTATTGAAGACGGTTCTTTATTTAATGCCAAACCTTTTAAAGCGTGCATTGATAACGCCGCGCAAAATAACAGCGCGCTGCATTTAATGGGCCTTGTTCAAGATGAAGGCGTGCACGCGCATCAGGACCATTTGTTCGCAATTATTGAACACGCCGCTAAAAAAGGCGTTAAAACAATTTACGTACATTTTTTTGCCGACGGGCGTGACACACCTCCCAGGAGCTCTATAGGTTTTGTGCGCGAGCTTGAGGCAAAAATTAAAGAATACGGAGCCGGGCAAATTGCCACCGTTATGGGCCGCTACTACGCCATGGACAGAAGCGAAGACTGGAATTTAACAGATAAAGCCTACGCTCTTATAACGGAAGGCAAAGCGGTAAGGTCCGCCAAATCCGCTGAAGAAGCCGTTCAAATTTCTTACGATACGGACAAGACCCCCGACGGCACAGAAATGACCGATGAATACGTGGCCCCCGCTGTTATAAACGGCTACAAAGGCGCTAAAGACGGCGACAGCGTTATTTTCTTTAACTTCCGCCAGGACAGAGCCATACAGCTTACCCGCGCGTTTATAGACGCAGATTACCCCGGTAAAAGAGAAAAATTTGTTAAAGTGGTTTTCTGCGGGCTTACAAAATACTATGACGCTTTTGAATTTAACGCCCTGCCCTCAATGACTGACGGCGGGAGCATGAATAATTTGCTGGGCCAGGTTCTTGCCGACAACGGCAAAACGCAGTTAAGAATTGCCGAAACGCAGAAATTCAAACACGTAACATCTTTCTTTAACGGTAAACTAATTAAACCTTTTAAAGGGGAAGACAGAATTGAACTTAAAGGCCGTTTTGACCCCGCCACCTTCGCCGAACATCCGGAAATGGAAGCCTATCTGGTAGCGGACGAAACAGTTAAGCAAATTAATTCGGATAAATATGATTTTATCTTAGTTAACTTCGCCAATTGTGACATGGTCGGTCACACAGGCAATATGAAATCGGTTATTAAAGCGGTTGAAGTGGTTGACGAATGCACCGGCAAAATAACCAAAGCCGCCCTTGATAAAGGATACACCGTTTTAATCACGGCGGATCACGGCAACGCCGAAACAATGTGGGACGTAAAAACAAATATGCCTAAAACGGCGCATACCTGCAGCCTTGTTGAACTTATTTATGTGTCTAAAGACGCGGAAAATATTAAACTTGAAGAGCTTGGCTGCCTTGGCGATATAGCGCCCACAATACTTGACATCCTTGGAGTTGAACAACCCAAGGATATGGACAGAAAATCGCTTGTTTCAAAATAA
- a CDS encoding DUF167 domain-containing protein, with translation MYIKVKVHADEKQNKLIKKNEDTFEIWVKAPAERGLANEAVREILAKEIGVGVKKIRLIKGATSPSKIFEY, from the coding sequence ATGTATATAAAAGTAAAAGTTCACGCTGACGAAAAACAAAACAAACTCATTAAAAAAAATGAGGATACTTTTGAAATTTGGGTTAAAGCCCCCGCCGAACGAGGTTTGGCCAATGAAGCCGTGCGGGAAATTTTAGCCAAAGAGATAGGCGTTGGGGTAAAAAAAATACGCCTTATAAAGGGCGCTACATCGCCTTCAAAAATATTTGAATATTAA
- a CDS encoding class I SAM-dependent rRNA methyltransferase: MLDIKLKAREDKRVRAGHLWIFSNEIENLDKTAVSGSLCRVLSAEGDTVGYGYFNPHSLISVRLLKRGKEPLEKSFIQDYIDAAYGYRKEIGLRKYGRMVYGESDMLPGLIIDRYGDILVIDILTAGMELLKEDITKAVKKIFKPKGIIYKNDSSFRIMENLPVNPEIMGEVPQSVIIEENKVEYEVPLSEGQKTGFYFDQRENREFLKPYFKDKLVLDLYSYIGAFGIYAAKNGAAQVWGTDSSALAVEYANKNAKLNGVEDIVTYKRDDAERLLSAMGKKELPDQPDFVLLDPPAFVKNRKSLPQAINLYVKLNRMALEGLEPGGYLATSTCSHHISREIFVDIIRQAAYKAGKRVVMLELRGQAKDHPVLVGMPETEYLHFALLQVR, from the coding sequence ATGTTAGATATTAAACTTAAAGCAAGGGAAGATAAAAGAGTCCGCGCGGGGCATCTTTGGATTTTCTCAAACGAAATTGAAAATTTAGATAAAACCGCTGTTTCCGGCTCTTTATGCCGTGTGCTTAGCGCGGAAGGGGATACTGTGGGGTACGGATATTTTAATCCGCACAGTTTAATATCCGTAAGGCTTCTTAAACGTGGTAAAGAACCTTTGGAAAAATCTTTTATACAAGATTATATAGACGCGGCCTACGGCTACCGCAAAGAGATTGGACTTAGGAAATACGGGCGTATGGTTTACGGCGAGTCTGACATGCTTCCCGGCCTTATTATTGACCGTTACGGCGATATTTTGGTTATAGATATTTTAACCGCCGGCATGGAACTTTTAAAAGAAGATATAACAAAAGCGGTTAAAAAAATATTTAAACCTAAAGGAATAATTTATAAAAATGACAGTTCTTTTAGAATAATGGAAAATCTTCCCGTTAATCCTGAAATTATGGGCGAAGTTCCCCAAAGCGTCATTATTGAGGAAAACAAAGTTGAATATGAAGTGCCTTTAAGCGAAGGGCAAAAAACCGGTTTCTATTTTGACCAGCGTGAAAACAGGGAGTTTTTAAAACCTTATTTTAAAGACAAACTTGTTTTAGATTTATATTCGTATATAGGCGCCTTCGGCATTTACGCGGCTAAAAACGGCGCCGCCCAGGTTTGGGGCACGGACTCTTCTGCTCTAGCGGTTGAATACGCCAATAAAAATGCTAAATTAAACGGCGTTGAGGATATTGTTACATATAAACGTGACGACGCCGAAAGACTTTTATCAGCCATGGGCAAAAAAGAATTACCCGACCAACCAGATTTTGTTTTGCTTGACCCGCCCGCTTTTGTAAAAAACCGCAAAAGCCTGCCGCAAGCAATAAACTTGTATGTTAAACTCAATCGTATGGCTTTGGAAGGGTTGGAGCCCGGCGGTTATTTGGCCACTTCCACCTGCTCGCACCATATATCAAGGGAAATTTTTGTTGATATTATAAGGCAGGCCGCCTATAAAGCGGGCAAAAGGGTCGTTATGCTTGAGCTTCGCGGCCAGGCTAAAGACCATCCTGTTTTAGTGGGTATGCCTGAAACGGAATACTTACATTTCGCTTTACTGCAGGTAAGATAA
- a CDS encoding phosphoribosyltransferase family protein: protein MGRTKNLDILSILEEHGAFEVGHFALPSGCHSQIYIHACSIMSRPHIAQKVAQAMSDKFAKETDIVLSPSPETSVIAQEVARVRDNVRAMFAEKCEKGRLVLKRNFIIKPGERVLIVDDVAVSGKKIERAVALVKKHGGKVIGVSVIVDRSSGILSVKAPLRALVSYPLKTYIKDDCPLCKNKIPLKTKEEK from the coding sequence ATGGGAAGAACAAAAAATTTAGATATTCTTTCGATATTAGAAGAGCACGGCGCGTTTGAGGTTGGTCATTTTGCCCTTCCTTCGGGTTGTCACAGCCAAATTTATATTCACGCCTGCTCAATAATGTCGCGCCCGCATATAGCGCAAAAAGTGGCGCAGGCAATGTCGGACAAATTTGCAAAAGAAACGGATATTGTTTTATCTCCCAGTCCGGAAACTTCCGTAATAGCGCAGGAGGTTGCCAGAGTGCGCGATAATGTGCGCGCCATGTTTGCTGAAAAATGCGAAAAGGGCCGCCTTGTTTTAAAAAGAAATTTTATTATAAAACCCGGAGAAAGGGTTCTTATCGTAGATGATGTGGCCGTATCAGGCAAAAAAATAGAAAGAGCCGTCGCTTTAGTTAAAAAGCACGGCGGCAAAGTTATAGGAGTTTCTGTTATTGTAGACAGGTCTTCGGGGATTTTAAGCGTTAAAGCACCCTTAAGGGCGCTTGTTTCATACCCTTTAAAAACTTATATTAAAGACGACTGTCCGCTTTGCAAAAATAAAATACCCCTAAAAACTAAAGAGGAAAAATAA
- a CDS encoding M50 family metallopeptidase, which translates to MKNILKVICSILLLPLVFFAAEHLFFLLWRLLFSGLPAFCFLGGAALYLTFHFFVYNFSRFYVAAHEFTHAVVALFFGYKVKGLKISKDSGNVKLDGFNEIVVLAPYVIPLYFLVFALISLILIYNGLDNVIYRNIYSFIFGFLFCFHITHTLKTLFEVSQPDVKMAGGRIFSFVVITLSNIIFILIFLAVVFPSDISLLSFFYDIFARTLLVWKKLLNYIFGGIVEIFRL; encoded by the coding sequence ATGAAAAATATTTTAAAGGTAATTTGTTCCATATTACTGCTGCCGTTAGTGTTTTTTGCCGCGGAACATTTGTTTTTTTTGTTATGGCGGCTGCTTTTTAGCGGTTTGCCGGCGTTTTGTTTTTTAGGCGGGGCGGCGCTGTACTTAACATTTCATTTTTTTGTTTATAATTTTTCACGCTTCTATGTTGCGGCGCATGAATTTACGCACGCTGTTGTGGCATTGTTTTTCGGCTATAAGGTTAAAGGTTTAAAAATAAGTAAAGACAGCGGCAATGTTAAGTTAGACGGTTTTAACGAAATTGTGGTGCTTGCTCCTTATGTTATTCCTTTATATTTTTTAGTTTTTGCTTTAATTTCCTTAATTTTGATATACAACGGGCTTGATAACGTAATTTACAGAAATATTTATTCCTTTATCTTTGGTTTTTTATTTTGTTTCCATATTACGCACACATTAAAAACCTTATTCGAGGTATCTCAGCCGGATGTTAAAATGGCGGGCGGGCGCATATTTTCTTTTGTGGTGATAACACTTTCAAACATAATATTTATTTTAATTTTCTTAGCGGTTGTTTTTCCGTCGGATATATCACTTTTAAGTTTCTTTTATGACATTTTTGCCCGCACTCTACTAGTTTGGAAAAAACTGCTAAACTATATATTCGGGGGTATTGTGGAAATTTTTAGGTTATGA